One region of Suncus etruscus isolate mSunEtr1 chromosome 5, mSunEtr1.pri.cur, whole genome shotgun sequence genomic DNA includes:
- the G6PC2 gene encoding glucose-6-phosphatase 2 isoform X1, with the protein MDFLHKDGVLIIQHLQKDYRAYYSFLNFMSNVGDPRNIFSIYFPLWFQLNQTVGTKMIWVAVIGDWFNLIFKWILFGHRPYWWVQETHIYPNYSSPCLEQFPATCETGPGSPSGHAMGSFCVWYVMVTAALSPSVCQMEKLSTTLHRLTWSFLWSLFWLIQVSVCISRVFIATHFPHQVILGVIGGMLVAEAFEHTPGIQTASLSTYLKTNLFLFLSALCFYLCLRVLDIDLLWSVPIAKKWCANPDWIHIDTTPFAGLVRNLGVLVGLGLAINSDMFLRSCRGENGYKLNFRLLCIAASLTVLQLYHFIKIPTHTEHLFYVLSFCKSASIPLTVVALIPYCIHLLMKQNGKID; encoded by the exons ATGGATTTCCTTCACAAGGACGGAGTGCTGATTATTCAGCATTTGCAGAAGGATTATAGAGCCTACTACAGTTTCCTAAATTTTATGTCCAATGTTGGAGATCCTCGAAATATCTTCTCTATTTACTTTCCTCTTTGGTTTCAACTTAATCAGACAGTTGGAACTAAAATGATATGGGTGGCTGTCATTGGGGATTGGttcaatcttatttttaaatg GATATTATTTGGTCATCGGCCTTACTGGTGGGTACAAGAAACCCATATTTACCCAAATTATTCAAGTCCATGCCTTGAACAGTTCCCTGCGACATGTGAAACAGGTCCAG GAAGTCCATCGGGCCACGCAATGGGTTCTTTCTGTGTCTGGTATGTAATGGTAACAGCTGCCTTGAGCCCCTCTGTCTGCCAAATGGAAAAGTTGTCAACCACTCTGCACAG ACTGACCTGGTCATTTCTTTGGAGTCTTTTTTGGTTGATTCAAGTCAGTGTCTGCATCTCCAGAGTATTTATTGCAACACATTTTCCTCATCAAGTTATTCTTGGAGTAATTGGTG GCATGCTTGTGGCAGAGGCCTTTGAACACACTCCAGGCATCCAAACCGCCAGCCTGAGCACATACCTGAAGACaaaccttttccttttcctctctgcaCTCTGCTTTTATTTGTGTCTCAGAGTGCTTGACATTGACCTGCTGTGGTCTGTGCCCATAGCCAAGAAATGGTGTGCCAACCCTGACTGGATCCACATTGATACCACGCCTTTTGCTGGACTTGTGAGAAATCTTGGGGTCCTTGTTGGGCTGGGTCTTGCAATAAACTCTGATATGTTCCTCAGGAGCTGCCGTGGGGAAAATGGCTATAAACTGAATTTCCGGCTGCTCTGCATAGCTGCCTCTTTGACTGTACTGCAGCTTTACCATTTCATCAAGATCCCCACTCATacagaacatttattttatgtgCTGTCTTTCTGTAAAAGTGCATCAATTCCACTAACTGTGGTTGCTCTGATTCCATACTGCATTCATTTGTTAATGAAACAAAACGGTAAGATTGATTAG
- the G6PC2 gene encoding glucose-6-phosphatase 2 isoform X2, whose protein sequence is MDFLHKDGVLIIQHLQKDYRAYYSFLNFMSNVGDPRNIFSIYFPLWFQLNQTVGTKMIWVAVIGDWFNLIFKWILFGHRPYWWVQETHIYPNYSSPCLEQFPATCETGPGSPSGHAMGSFCVWYVMVTAALSPSVCQMEKLSTTLHRHACGRGL, encoded by the exons ATGGATTTCCTTCACAAGGACGGAGTGCTGATTATTCAGCATTTGCAGAAGGATTATAGAGCCTACTACAGTTTCCTAAATTTTATGTCCAATGTTGGAGATCCTCGAAATATCTTCTCTATTTACTTTCCTCTTTGGTTTCAACTTAATCAGACAGTTGGAACTAAAATGATATGGGTGGCTGTCATTGGGGATTGGttcaatcttatttttaaatg GATATTATTTGGTCATCGGCCTTACTGGTGGGTACAAGAAACCCATATTTACCCAAATTATTCAAGTCCATGCCTTGAACAGTTCCCTGCGACATGTGAAACAGGTCCAG GAAGTCCATCGGGCCACGCAATGGGTTCTTTCTGTGTCTGGTATGTAATGGTAACAGCTGCCTTGAGCCCCTCTGTCTGCCAAATGGAAAAGTTGTCAACCACTCTGCACAG GCATGCTTGTGGCAGAGGCCTTTGA